The Ficedula albicollis isolate OC2 chromosome 1, FicAlb1.5, whole genome shotgun sequence nucleotide sequence ATCTTGAAGACTATGAAGATGAATCTCCAATAGCAGTCTTGCATGACCTCCATCGCAACATCGAGACTCACAAGGTAGCAACTTAACTTGCTTTCTTCGTGAAAAAttgcatgtgtgtgcatgttcCATAAAATTACGGTTCTGTTTTGATCATTAAGCCACAATTCAGCTTTGTTAGTCAGCAGTTATAACCCTTGTTTTTACACACTTGCTCCCAACAAAGAAGATAAGCTTGCTTGTTTTCCATGACCAGCCTTTAGAACAAAATCAATCTACACAGAAGTTTCAGTACCTTCAGCCATTCAGCTAAACTTGAGAAAAATATTGTCTGTTCCTTATACAGAAGTAGAAAAAGTGGGTTATAGAAATGAGCAGTATAGAAATAATTGAGTGATATGAAAGTGAGGTTTaccttctgctctgctctaaTTCTTTGTACATATGGTGTAAGAGTCCTAACTAATTGCTGTTACCTCGTATTTTTCTGGAGTAAAAtcatataattttatttgcaaggTTACCAGTAAGTAGTTATTGTATCGTGAACTATCATTACAGTTACTTTTATAAGTTTCCACACCCTTATGCCCTATATATTCCTGGCGTTCTGTAGGTATATATATACCTGATGGTTTTCAGGTATAGAAAAGACCTAAACTCACTGCTTATCTTTATCTGAATTGCAGTTCAGTGCTTACTCCTCAAATGCTTCCTGTGTAAACAACTACCATGTGATTATTTGAAATCCAATATTTCTATGTTCTCCTCTCTGTCCCCAAAGGAAGAGGTTTGTGCCAGTCTTGAtaagagctgctctgaggaaaAAGCAATTCATGAGTTTATGAAGGCAAGTGAAATCTTGATGCGAAGAAATGCAGCAGATCTTGGAAAAATAAGTGAGCTGTTCCAGAAATATGGCTACAAACCACGTGTCAAAGACTCTACAGGTAATATTTCTTGTCATTACAGTATGTGAAGATAAgtatcattttaattaaatgtttctcTTTAGCTATGTGTATATTTCTATTAATTAGGAGATGAAACACATCCATGTTATTTGCTTTATAATAATCCGGAGGGCAAAAGATTTTGTTGTGATTGGTGCTGTGCAGTAAGaataaaccaaaacacaaacacttgGAATTAGATCTTCTGGCATGACTTTAGGCTAgtgtgtgttgggtttttttagtaatAATTATATTCAGGAAATATGTTAGCAAGCATCTTTTCATAGCCCTGAGGATTACGCTGCTTCAGCTTCTCATACGTTCACTATTCTCATTCACTACTGTAGATGCACCTCAGTTGGTTTGTATTCACATGTGATGGtttcattaaattaaatcacCCTAgagaaaatcttaaaatgtCTGTCTCATAGCACAAATGAGACGAGGGAAGAATGTGTGGGAATTAGGTGGCATGTGACAAGCAGTAGCATCTTGATCATTGGAGGGGAAGGAGGTCATTTATCCAGtcagaaaatgcacatttttcagCTGTCTGAAAAATCCCGATGCGCCAAATGAGTTACAGTACTACACCTGTCAATACTACACATATTCCTTCTGGTATCAAGGGCCCAATCAGGCTTCAAAAAGCCTTTGACAGGGTCTTAACCATCTCTGAGCATATTCCAGTCattacacaaaacaaaattatggtCATGAGCCGTATTGATGTCCAGGTTAAGCTCCTGTAGCTGTTTTACACAGATAGGGCAGaaagctctgatttttttatagTATACCTTCCTTCCTATGCTGTTTTTGCCTTTAAAGAAGTCTCCAAACAGAGCTACAaggttaaattatttttaaagttgtatttttaaGCTAAGTGTATCTGAAGACATAATACCACTGCACACCAGAAGGTATGTTACTTTAAATAGCCTCCCTCCTCACAGAATCaattaagttggaaaagacttctgaaTCATCAAATTCAACCTGTGGCAGAACACCGCCAAGTCAACCAGGCCCTTTccttaaatacctccagggacagtgactacaccacttccctgggaagtcATTCCAATGTCTAATTatcctttctgtgaaaatattctTGCTCGTGTCTAATCTGAATCttcctggtgcagcttaagattgtgtcctctggttctgtcacttgttacctgaAAGGACAGGCCGacccccccccccggccccccccccccccccccccccccccccccccccccccccccccccccccccccccccccccccccccccccccccccccccccccccccccccccccccccccccccccccccccccggcagctgcctgggaagtCATTCCAATGTCTAATTatcctttctgtgaaaatattctTGCTCGTGTCTAATCTGAATCttcctggtgcagcttaagattgtgtcctctggttctgtcacttgttacctgaAAGGACAGGCCGaccccccccccggctccccctcctttcaggcagctgcagagtgatggggtcccccctgagcctccttttctccaggctaaacacccccagctccctcagctgctcctcacagcacttgtgctccagactgTTCACCAGATTCATTGTCCTTTACTTACTACGTCAAGCAGAAATTCACAAGTGTTATGGTTTATCTAACTCCAAAAATGTACAAATTAcacatttacatatttttgcaGTGGACTCTTGTTATCATAAAAGCTGTCTCCTTTCATAAGTTTTTAGTTGCTTCTTCATAACCTTTTCTCAAtactgtttttctgaagaataaGCATTCTAGTACCGTGTGCTGCCTTTGCCCTTTCCCcgaaaatattttcatcttcatgcagggagaaaaatacaCTTATGTAAAAATCTTtggatttcattttccttagAAATAATATTTACCTACAGAGTGAAATTCAGTAAATGTGTGACTTATAAATATAGCTTAGCCATATGAGCTTTTGATATCTATTGTAGCTTCAGGTTCAATACTTTGAAGTGAAAGAAGGAATGTATTTTTTACAAGTAGAAAAATTTTAATGCTGGGGAAATGTCcctatttattttacaaattcttaaaacagaaactactgactttttttttcatttctgtttttataaagAAGAGGAGGATGACATTAACAGTGAATCAGCAATGTCTGTCGAGAATAAATctgatgaagaaaaagcaaattataaaCCCCACCTATCTGCTTCTACAGAGAAGCCACCGTTGTCCAAGGACCCACTGCGTAGCCCTCAGCTCTCTGATTTTGGTCTTTCCCAACTGGCTTTCTCCAGGCCTTGGAGTGTGGTGAAAACCCAGCACACACCAAGTGCACGTCAACAAAAGTCAAAGAGTGAGACTCCATTAAAATTGCCAACACCCCGGGCTTTGcccaaaacaccaaaatgtAGGCTAAAGATGGATGACGAGTGTGAACTTGAACACTTTGGCATTAGTGAACATACCATGTGTATGAATGAAGATTATACCATGGCACTTATTCAGAAAACTTCTCAGGCAATCAAAAAGTAAGTTACTGGAGTTCAGGTTGTTTCTCTActaaattttctgtattttcttcttgctgtaCTAATTTCTCACTCCTGTTGCCTTTGTCTTCAGGTGAGTGATTGTTATCTCTCAGGTGCTGAGTCCTGTGTTATTTAACTCCCTACACATCTTTTCATGTACCCATTGCAGTGCCAGATGCTGACATGAAATATATCTGCTGTGCTCCTTGCTTTGCACCCTAAGAATCTTCCATACACAATGtatttacaaagagaaaaagacagtGTGATCTGTCATTTTCCTGAACCAAAGGTTTGGGCCTGAGCTTGTCTGCCATAGATATTGCACAGCCAGTGTAAAGGTTGCAGAAACTTTATTaatataaacagaaaacagtttgtAAAGCATTCAGTAAATTTATAGAAGCGCTGTATTGACTCTAACATAAACCCCACCTTACagtttattccttttgctctagTCTTCTGTTGTAAAGACTTCTCTAGATTTTCAATGTTctaattataaagaaaaatatttgcagcagTGAGGTCATGAGCATAGTTAATAGGTCATGTTTTTATAGTTAGTATTAGCAATATGttccattttaaaagctgaCAGTACCTAAATATTTGATATTtagagaaattatttggaaaacaaGGATCATGTACATgaaaaccactttaaaaaatctattGGCTCTACTCAttctaaaaactaaaaatcGTATGGTTTCAACTGTCTGTGAGACTTTGAAGACAAAACTGACTTGAAAAGTTACTTTCATATTTAACCCAAAGTTTGAAATGTGTTTATCGAGGTAAAATATACTGCATCTTATACTACCTCATATACTGCCTATACTGTttatcagggttttttttcagcttagACATTTTGTGGAGAAGATCTAAGTCTGGTTGCAATAGTTAAGAttactttttaaacatttaaaataattttctttaaagacacAGATTTGTGTGTAGGTTAGGTAAGCTTCCACTTTTTGCCTGGTATTGTCTCTTAAGTGCTTATGCCATTTTTTCACTAGAATATCTTggatatgaaaaaatatttttaaaatttccatttccagtgtTATGGAATAGATATTAAATAGCTTGTCACTATGAAATcactaaattttcttttataataattttggtatttctccttttaaatatttatgtaattaCTAAAATTACTTAGAAACTCTATAGTATTTGATTTAGATAAATCATCttatttaaactttaaaattcaatttaaaatcttttcatgTTCACAAGACCcttattaatttaaaagcagaaaatattttatcttcttctcTTTAATTTCATAGGTTCATATTAACGGGCAGTTTAGAGTAAAACCCCTAATACAGAATTGATCATCTGTGGCATCTGTCCTACCCTGAACATCTactttgggtttggttttttctttatgcCTTAGGTTGAAATCTCGGTGTACTTGATCATTTGTGGCTAGGCTGAACATTTGCATACCACAAATTGCAGTAGAatcacagatgaaaaaaatctctaaaaaattcatatttgagaaaactaatttttcacTTGCATATTCATAAATGAATACTAGAAAAGTTATTAGGTTGGCAATATTTCTTTAATTGTGACTTCTTGAAATACTTGAGAGCTAATTGGGGATTTGGTTTTCAGTTTAGTTAAAAGAGGAGACCATAACAGAGGGAATTTGCCAGAAATGGCAGTCAAGGAAGTCATGGTTACTCCTGCACCAAAATCAAGTAAGAGAGCTGAGAATGGTAAgttaaaaatctgtgaaattaaTATACCTATGCATTTTGACAGAATGCAATTGTAAACACAATGGTTAACTTAAACTGTGATCCTGGTTAAATATGGTTAATTCAGGGCGAGTCATGAGTAGTAATGTCTAAAAAATGTTGATGGCTTCTATGGGAAGATTTCTCACTCCTTAtaaatttttcctcattcttgTACTCATATCCAATTGGAATTATGCAGAGGAATCAAGCGTTTTGTAACCACAGCTTATccatatttgaaataaaaatactgttttgccaacttaaccttttttttcctgagaaaaccCATGGGATCTGTTTaaagacaggaaagaaaggggCTAACAAGACAGTAATTTAAGACTTTCAAGAGTAATGCTAAAACATCTTTGAGAGGagaaataagttatttttaaaatcttgagGAAAACAGTGACAATTGGGTAAATGAGAAGGTAAAGCAATGCTGATTTAAGTTGGGCTTCTTCAGTTATGTTCAGTAGTGGGACTAGAATAACTTCTTTGCATTCGCTGCTTTCAAGGAATACTATGATTTGGATGGAACAAGCAAAATGCCAACTACAAGGGTACAAgtttaagaaaatgaaactgGAACTGGTAATAATagttatgtgtgtgtgtgtgtgtacatatatttttttgattttatttctatcaTGCTTGATAGCAGCAGCTGACTGGATGGCTTCTCCTATGGTATTTGTGTTCTGTACTCCTGATGTGAAGTCCTCTTCCAAAACAAATAATACAATGTTATCAAGGTCACCAGAGACAAAGGAACTGCCTCTTCCCAGTAATACAGCAACACCACAGTGTCCAGATTTTCAAACAAGATGGCTAAAAGCAGAAGCTAAGGTAGTAAATAGCAATTATGTACATTTTCACACACTTTGTCATAAGCAGATTAAAAATGTCAGTTTGGGATTCTTTTCCAATACTATTTTTTCTTATGTCGCTGTAAAAGTTCTTTCTAATAGTAATTCAGTAAGAACATTTACTAATTACTTTACCTAACATAAGTAAATTAACTGAAGGCATGTAATACTTCTTTTGCAGCAGCGGGTAACACCAGGGAGGAAGATTGAGTCAGTGACAAAGAATGATGCAAAAGATACAccatacaaagaaaaaagaattcctTTTGCTGCAAGCTCTGATGAGTATCTTAAACATTCTAGGGACCCTTCCCCTCCCAAACTGGAACAGTATGACCATTTACTCAATACTCCTCCACCTCCAGAAATAACAAGGATACCAGATGATGTTCTGAAGGTTAGCTAatatgcttttttcccctaactAATTTTAATATCACAATGTTAGAATAAAAAGGGCTTAATTGTCTCTGTAATCCATCTGGTTTGAGTTCTTATGtaattctttttattcctgtttaaTGTTTCCTATAGATGATTTCCCAATGTAATCATAAGGTAGATGCCTCTTCTAAAGccaaggaaatggaaaacaaggCAGGAAATACTAGAAGATATGAAAGTGATTCCACTGATCACTACAACAAAGAGAACAGGTATGACTACATTTTACAAACTTGGTTGAGTAATTTAATTTGTAGGAGGTACAAAGCGGCTTTAATGCACTTTGAAATTCATGTAGCTGCTTGCTCTTCAACTATCAAAACAGCTCCTATTTTGGTGACTAAATAACTGGGTTTTGGCATGGTATATGACTACCTGTTTGTAAAGAACAAATATTATAGCTGATGGTGTGTTTGGATCctcccaaattaaaaaaaaagggggggggggaaggcaGAATTTTACTGTATGTGTATCTATAGGTATACTTTGTTTTGTGGCCATCAAAGCACCAGTGAGTGCTTTCTGAGTAAATTTAggcaataaaatgaaaaaatttggTGAAAAGTATCTAAGTGAGAATTGATTTCACACTTGTTTTGGTAAAGACAAAATTCTTTTAACGAAAAGCTGCAATAAGTATGAGTAATCTTAGAACAATTGAATTAACAATTAGAACAATTAATTCATAGTTTTATAAAGAACACCATCAATTTGAATATAAAGAAACTTTTATGACAACTTTATCAAAGTGTACATATTCCTGATTCAATGTAATATCTATTATGCTTGTTGATTATCTGTTAAACTTAGTGTCTGTAGAGATTATTTAAATAGGAGTTACAAGGAACATGTAAGGAACAACAACCCAGAGTGAGACTGATAAAAGTTGGTATTTTACTGTACTTGCCAGTTGGAATCCATTTCCAAGTGAGTAATCTCGCTTTAGCTGACCCTTCATTTTTTGTTGTCAAGATAAAAAAGACAAGTTTTCAATATTACTGTCTTCTGCTAATCCAAAATACAGTTTAAATAAGTTCATGAACATGTCTGGGTATATTTTCAGAGGATATCATCGAGTTTTCAAGACAAACATCTGAAATCAAACTGAAGACCATATTGAAGCTTTCACATTCATGGATCTTATCACCAAATCATAACAGGTTCAAAAACCAGAAGGAAGTACTGGTGGGCAGAAAGAGCCATActgagaaaaggcttttttaatGGAGAATAATTCTTTATCCATTATGTGGATAAACTTGTTTGAGCTAACACCTTGTGCTTAATTATCTACTGACATTATTGGCAAAATGTATTGAGAGGTTTTAAATATACTGCACTTCAAAGAGGAATGGAGATCCATGCACAAGGTGATAGTTCAGTTGTTTGTTGTGTAGGATTGCATTTCCAGTAGGCTGTAAAGAGTGCAGTTAAGTTGTAATAAAAGGAAAGTCCCGtatattgctttaaaaagtgGCTCTCTCTGGCTGGTCTGGCTGGTCTTGTTTCAGGACTGAGGCTGAAGTCTGGTACTTCAACAGTATTTGGTATCTTCGACAGAaacaagtaaatttttttttgtattggaAGAGTAACTCCTGCTTTACTGTTTAAAGCACTTCTGAGCTTTTAGTTCTTTCTGCAGCGCTAAGATGTATCTGACACTTTCCTGCATCAGAAGGACTGTTACCTCTCTGGCAGACAGGCATTTCCCATGCAGGTTGTTTCTTTATATATCAACATAGTATCAGTGCTATGCACCTGGTTTATTTGTAGCCCTGGAAGGTGACTCTGGCTCCCCTGTGAATCATTGGAAAATGTACCATTGTTGCTGGTTATGTGTATCTTCAGCTGTTTGGAAGAATTTTCTGGCAGGCCTGTAAGTGATTGCTGCTGCCATGTGTATTCCATTCAGTGCTGGTGTCACTTCTAAATGTGCACATCTTACCCTGTAGTAGCTGACCAAGCTGAAGTTCTCAGAGCTGTTTGGCACTCTTTTGGTAGTCATAgcaattaggatttttttctacCAGCACTTTTACTGTTTTCCACTAGAAAACCCAGATCCATGCCCTTGTTTGGAGCCAGTTTGCTGTTTCCAGTGTCAGCTATTCCTCTAAGTGACTCCAGGACTGTTCTTACCATTTGTCTTCCAGTTGATGACTGAAATTCTGTCATTTATATGAGGGCAAACTTACAATACATGAGAAGGGAGAGACTGTTCCAGGAGATGGGGATAAGTGGATGTTTACCTGAAGTCAGCTCCAcatttttttaagtcttcagGATCTGCAAACATTTAGAGACGTCCACAAgtatttcttcatttgcttAGACTTGTCCTGGTTAAATCTTAACAAGTAaaggtgctttttttcctgctattaCAGTTATTTTCCAGGATAAGTGTATATCAAATTAATTGGAGAAGGTGGTTTTCTACTAGCTCTGACCTGAGCACACAGTCATTGAAAATGCTAGTTTCTGTATTAATATGTGACTCTGTGAACTTAATTAACACTTTTGAATACTACATAAATCTGTCTCCAATGCTTGGTGTCTGCTATAAGAACACTAATTTGTTCTACTCATCCTCTTCAGAGAGCAAAGGCCAAACCTGCCTCCACCTTCTTCATAGATTGAAACCACGTGGTGGGGTGAATGCTGGTTCTGGAATTTCATGGCCTTGAAAAAGTAGAAAGTATTCTTGCTGCAGAGTAAGAGGGTTTCAACCAGACAGATTTACCAGCACTAAACAGAGGGATTTCACAGCCTGCAGTGTCACTCTGCAGCACTTGATGACTACTTTAGCTAGCAAGCCAGAcatccttttaaaatgaaatgaaacaagcAGCACTACTGTCACAGACCTTGCTGTATTCCCCCTGCTTTCAACTAATGAAATTCACAAAAGGGCTTAGAGAAGTCTTTTACCCAAACTTGAGAGTAACTCAGCACTCCACTGTGCTTTCCTCCATTAGGGAACTGTGAAGCTGTACCTTGGAGTGCTGGGGTTCTCACTGCAAGGCTCTTGTACCATTTTGCTTGCctattaatattttctgctaCATATCATTAACTAATATGAAAGGGattcaa carries:
- the SKA3 gene encoding spindle and kinetochore-associated protein 3; this encodes LLFSKLFYVNVHLEDYEDESPIAVLHDLHRNIETHKEEVCASLDKSCSEEKAIHEFMKASEILMRRNAADLGKISELFQKYGYKPRVKDSTEEEDDINSESAMSVENKSDEEKANYKPHLSASTEKPPLSKDPLRSPQLSDFGLSQLAFSRPWSVVKTQHTPSARQQKSKSETPLKLPTPRALPKTPKCRLKMDDECELEHFGISEHTMCMNEDYTMALIQKTSQAIKNLVKRGDHNRGNLPEMAVKEVMVTPAPKSSKRAENAAADWMASPMVFVFCTPDVKSSSKTNNTMLSRSPETKELPLPSNTATPQCPDFQTRWLKAEAKQRVTPGRKIESVTKNDAKDTPYKEKRIPFAASSDEYLKHSRDPSPPKLEQYDHLLNTPPPPEITRIPDDVLKMISQCNHKVDASSKAKEMENKAGNTRRYESDSTDHYNKENRGYHRVFKTNI